From a region of the Ovis aries strain OAR_USU_Benz2616 breed Rambouillet chromosome 2, ARS-UI_Ramb_v3.0, whole genome shotgun sequence genome:
- the SPMIP6 gene encoding sperm microtubule inner protein 6 isoform X4 translates to MFLFSRKTKTPISTYSDSYRAPTSIKEVYKDPPLWAWEANKFVTRGLTQTAQRHVDPDALQKMLKCAVQDYSCKGSIPSHPYFPEKYWLCPEEADKCNPNYLCGNPNYLCSNRYNTWRMGPYNCWDKCTTYLPRLPKEAGMETVVRGMPLVYPPKPERLNAYEREVVVNMLNSLSRNQPLPQITPRCGCVDPLPGRLPFQGYESACSGRHYCLRGMDYSVSGPPCTERRLRPLCTELPTVRSVSPCEHRPGMQCAVITPQPSYYPCPNLRWDTSHFKKTGGSQRNNYVVHPEFVSETYPDYHCW, encoded by the exons ATGTTCCTCTTTTCCCGAAAGACCAAGACCCCCATCAGCACCTACAGTGACTCCTACAGGGCCCCTACCTCCATCAAGGAGGTCTACAAGGACCCACCTCTGTGGGCCTGGGAAGCCAACAAGTTTGTGACCCGG GGCCTGACTCAGACTGCACAGCGCCATGTGGATCCTGACGCCCTGCAGAAGATGCTCAAGTGTGCTGTGCAGGACTACAGCTGCAAGGGTTCCATACCAAGCCACCCCTACTTCCCTGAGAAATACTGGCTCTGTCCAGAGGAAG CAGACAAATGCAACCCAAACTACCTGTGTGGCAACCCAAACTACCTGTGCAGTAACCGGTATAACACATGGAGGATGGGACCTTACAACTGCTGGGACAAATGTACCACATACCTTCCCCGGCTGCCTAAG GAGGCCGGGATGGAGACAGTGGTTCGAGGAATGCCCTTGGTGTATCCTCCTAAACCGGAGAGACTCAATGCCTACG AGCGCGAGGTAGTGGTGAACATGCTGAACTCGCTGTCACGAAACCAGCCGCTGCCGCAGATCACGCCCCGCTGCGGGTGTGTGGACCCGCTGCCGGGCCGCCTGCCCTTTCAGGGATATGAGAGCGCTTGCTCCGGCCGCCACTATTGTCTGCGTGGGATGGACTACTCCGTCTCCGGGCCACCCTGCACGGAACGCCGCCTGCGGCCTTTATGCACAGAGCTGCCTACTGTAAG GAGTGTGTCTCCCTGCGAGCACCGACCCGGAATGCAATGTGCTGTTATAACTCCCCAGCCGTCGTACTACCCCTGTCCGAACCTTAG ATGGGACACAAGTCACTTCAAGAAGACTGGCGGCTCGCAGAGAAACAACTATGTTGTCCACCCTGAGTTTGTGTCCGAGACCTATCCTGACTACCACTGCTGGTAG
- the SPMIP6 gene encoding myogenesis-regulating glycosidase isoform X1 yields the protein MGPYNCWDKCTTYLPRLPKEAGMETVVRGMPLVYPPKPERLNAYEREVVVNMLNSLSRNQPLPQITPRCGCVDPLPGRLPFQGYESACSGRHYCLRGMDYSVSGPPCTERRLRPLCTELPTVRSVSPCEHRPGMQCAVITPQPSYYPCPNLRPARFRLALSGGPPARSFLNRGLMPQNSQENSQAYPRRRSGSHTDRKTPETVTATTMYTFLPDNFSPTKPKPSKELKPLLGSAVLGLLLVLAAVVAWCYYSASLRKAERLRAELLDLNRGGFSIRNQKGEQVFRLAFRSGVLDLDSCSRDGALLGCSRTADGRPLHFFIQTVRPKDTVMCYRVRWEEAAPGRAVEHAMFLGDAGAHWYGGAEMKTQHWPIRLDGQQEPQPFVTSDVYSSDAAFGGILERYWLSSRAAAIKVNDSVPFHLGWNSTERSLRLQARYHDTPYKPPAGRAAAPELSYRVCVGSDVTSIHKYMVRRYFNKPSRVPAPEAFRDPIWSTWVLYGRAVDQDKVQRFAQQIRQHRFNSSHLEIDDMYTPAYGDFDFDEAKFPNASDMFRRLRDAGFRVTLWVHPFVNYNSSRFGEGVERELFVREPTGRLPALVRWWNGIGAVLDFTRPEARDWFQGHLRRLRSRYSVASFKFDAGEVSYLPRDFSTYRPLSDPNIWSRRYTEMALPFFSLAEVRVGYQSQNISCFFRLVDRDSVWGYDLGLRSLIPAVLTVSMLGYPFILPDMVGGNAVSERSTSGGDVPERELYVRWLEVAAFMPAMQFSVPPWRYDAEVVAIAHKFTALRASLVAPLLLELAGEVTDTGDPIVRPLWWIAPGDETAHRIDSQFLIGDTLLVAPVLEPGKQERDVYLPAGKWRSYKGELFDKTPVLLTDYPVDLDEIAYFIWVS from the exons ATGGGACCTTACAACTGCTGGGACAAATGTACCACATACCTTCCCCGGCTGCCTAAG GAGGCCGGGATGGAGACAGTGGTTCGAGGAATGCCCTTGGTGTATCCTCCTAAACCGGAGAGACTCAATGCCTACG AGCGCGAGGTAGTGGTGAACATGCTGAACTCGCTGTCACGAAACCAGCCGCTGCCGCAGATCACGCCCCGCTGCGGGTGTGTGGACCCGCTGCCGGGCCGCCTGCCCTTTCAGGGATATGAGAGCGCTTGCTCCGGCCGCCACTATTGTCTGCGTGGGATGGACTACTCCGTCTCCGGGCCACCCTGCACGGAACGCCGCCTGCGGCCTTTATGCACAGAGCTGCCTACTGTAAG GAGTGTGTCTCCCTGCGAGCACCGACCCGGAATGCAATGTGCTGTTATAACTCCCCAGCCGTCGTACTACCCCTGTCCGAACCTTAG GCCGGCCAGGTTCAGATTGGCTTTGTCGGGTGGCCCCCCTGCCCGCTCCTTCCTTAACCGGGGGCTGATGCCCCAGAATTCTCAGGAGAATTCCCAGGCCTACCCCCGCCGTCGCTCTGGGAGCCACACAGATCGTAAGACTCCTGAGACCGTCACAGCCACAACCATGTACACCTTCTTGCCTGACAACTTTTCCCCTACCAAGCCCAAGCCGTCCAAAGAGCTGAAGCCTCTGCTGGGCTCCGCGGtgctggggctgctgctggtGTTGGCCGCAGTGGTGGCCTGGTGCTACTACAGCGCCTCTCTACGAAAGGCGGAACGCCTGCGCGCGGAGCTGCTGGACCTCAACCGCGGTGGCTTCTCGATTCGCAACCAGAAGGGCGAGCAGGTGTTCCGCCTGGCCTTCCGCTCGGGCGTCCTGGACCTGGATTCCTGCAGCCGCGACGGCGCCCTGCTTGGCTGCTCTCGCACAGCGGATGGGCGCCCGCTGCACTTCTTCATCCAGACCGTGCGACCCAAGGACACAGTCATGTGCTACCGCGTGCGCTGGGAGGAGGCGGCTCCGGGGCGCGCGGTGGAGCACGCCATGTTCCTGGGCGATGCTGGGGCGCACTGGTACGGCGGCGCCgagatgaagacccagcactggCCCATCCGCCTGGACGGCCAGCAGGAGCCGCAGCCCTTCGTCACCAGCGATGTCTACTCCTCCGATGCCGCCTTTGGCGGCATCCTCGAGCGCTACTGGCTGTCGTCACGCGCGGCCGCCATCAAGGTCAATGACTCGGTGCCCTTCCACCTGGGCTGGAACAGCACGGAGCGCTCCCTGCGACTGCAGGCGCGCTACCACGACACGCCCTACAAGCCGCCAGCTGGCCGAGCCGCTGCACCCGAGCTCAGTTACCGCGTGTGCGTCGGCTCGGACGTCACCTCCATCCACAAGTACATGGTGCGGCGCTATTTCAACAAGCCGTCGAGGGTCCCAGCACCCGAAGCCTTCCGGGACCCCATCTGGTCCACATGGGTGCTGTACGGGCGCGCGGTGGACCAGGACAAGGTGCAGCGTTTCGCCCAACAGATCCGTCAGCACCGCTTCAACAGCAGCCACCTGGAAATCGACGACATGTACACTCCTGCCTACGGCGACTTCGACTTCGACGAGGCCAAGTTTCCCAACGCCAGTGACATGTTCCGCCGCCTGCGCGACGCCGGCTTTCGCGTCACGCTTTGGGTGCACCCGTTTGTCAACTACAACTCTTCCCGCTTTGGCGAGGGCGTGGAGCGGGAGCTGTTTGTGCGCGAACCCACCGGCCGGCTGCCGGCTCTCGTGCGCTGGTGGAATGGCATAGGCGCGGTGCTTGACTTCACCCGCCCCGAGGCCCGCGACTGGTTCCAAGGACACCTAAGGCGACTGCGCTCGCGCTACTCCGTGGCCTCCTTCAAGTTTGACGCTGGTGAAGTCAGCTATTTGCCCCGGGACTTCAGTACCTACAGGCCACTGTCTGATCCCAACATCTGGAGCCGGCGCTACACGGAGATGGCGCTGCCCTTCTTCTCGCTGGCCGAGGTCCGCGTGGGCTACCAGTCCCAGAACATATCGTGCTTTTTCCGCCTGGTGGACCGCGACTCGGTGTGGGGCTACGATCTGGGGCTGCGCTCGCTCATCCCCGCGGTGCTCACTGTCAGCATGCTGGGCTACCCCTTCATCCTGCCCGATATGGTGGGTGGCAACGCTGTATCTGAGCGCTCAACCAGCGGCGGCGATGTGCCCGAGCGCGAGCTGTACGTGCGCTGGCTGGAAGTGGCCGCCTTCATGCCAGCTATGCAGTTCTCTGTTCCACCCTGGCGGTACGACGCTGAAGTGGTGGCCATCGCGCACAAGTTCACGGCGCTGAGGGCCTCGCTCGTGGCACCACTGTTGTTGGAGCTGGCGGGTGAGGTCACTGACACGGGCGACCCCATCGTGCGCCCCCTCTGGTGGATCGCGCCGGGCGATGAGACGGCGCACCGCATCGACTCACAGTTTCTTATCGGAGACACGCTGCTCGTGGCACCCGTACTGGAGCCGGGCAAGCAGGAGCGGGACGTCTACCTGCCCGCAGGCAAGTGGCGCAGCTATAAAGGTGAGCTTTTTGACAAGACACCAGTGCTGCTCACGGATTACCCCGTTGACCTGGACGAGATCGCTTATTTCATCTGGGTATCCTGa
- the SPMIP6 gene encoding sperm microtubule inner protein 6 isoform X3, which translates to MGPYNCWDKCTTYLPRLPKEAGMETVVRGMPLVYPPKPERLNAYEREVVVNMLNSLSRNQPLPQITPRCGCVDPLPGRLPFQGYESACSGRHYCLRGMDYSVSGPPCTERRLRPLCTELPTECVSLRAPTRNAMCCYNSPAVVLPLSEP; encoded by the exons ATGGGACCTTACAACTGCTGGGACAAATGTACCACATACCTTCCCCGGCTGCCTAAG GAGGCCGGGATGGAGACAGTGGTTCGAGGAATGCCCTTGGTGTATCCTCCTAAACCGGAGAGACTCAATGCCTACG AGCGCGAGGTAGTGGTGAACATGCTGAACTCGCTGTCACGAAACCAGCCGCTGCCGCAGATCACGCCCCGCTGCGGGTGTGTGGACCCGCTGCCGGGCCGCCTGCCCTTTCAGGGATATGAGAGCGCTTGCTCCGGCCGCCACTATTGTCTGCGTGGGATGGACTACTCCGTCTCCGGGCCACCCTGCACGGAACGCCGCCTGCGGCCTTTATGCACAGAGCTGCCTACT GAGTGTGTCTCCCTGCGAGCACCGACCCGGAATGCAATGTGCTGTTATAACTCCCCAGCCGTCGTACTACCCCTGTCCGAACCTTAG
- the SPMIP6 gene encoding myogenesis-regulating glycosidase isoform X2 has product MPQNSQENSQAYPRRRSGSHTDRKTPETVTATTMYTFLPDNFSPTKPKPSKELKPLLGSAVLGLLLVLAAVVAWCYYSASLRKAERLRAELLDLNRGGFSIRNQKGEQVFRLAFRSGVLDLDSCSRDGALLGCSRTADGRPLHFFIQTVRPKDTVMCYRVRWEEAAPGRAVEHAMFLGDAGAHWYGGAEMKTQHWPIRLDGQQEPQPFVTSDVYSSDAAFGGILERYWLSSRAAAIKVNDSVPFHLGWNSTERSLRLQARYHDTPYKPPAGRAAAPELSYRVCVGSDVTSIHKYMVRRYFNKPSRVPAPEAFRDPIWSTWVLYGRAVDQDKVQRFAQQIRQHRFNSSHLEIDDMYTPAYGDFDFDEAKFPNASDMFRRLRDAGFRVTLWVHPFVNYNSSRFGEGVERELFVREPTGRLPALVRWWNGIGAVLDFTRPEARDWFQGHLRRLRSRYSVASFKFDAGEVSYLPRDFSTYRPLSDPNIWSRRYTEMALPFFSLAEVRVGYQSQNISCFFRLVDRDSVWGYDLGLRSLIPAVLTVSMLGYPFILPDMVGGNAVSERSTSGGDVPERELYVRWLEVAAFMPAMQFSVPPWRYDAEVVAIAHKFTALRASLVAPLLLELAGEVTDTGDPIVRPLWWIAPGDETAHRIDSQFLIGDTLLVAPVLEPGKQERDVYLPAGKWRSYKGELFDKTPVLLTDYPVDLDEIAYFIWVS; this is encoded by the coding sequence ATGCCCCAGAATTCTCAGGAGAATTCCCAGGCCTACCCCCGCCGTCGCTCTGGGAGCCACACAGATCGTAAGACTCCTGAGACCGTCACAGCCACAACCATGTACACCTTCTTGCCTGACAACTTTTCCCCTACCAAGCCCAAGCCGTCCAAAGAGCTGAAGCCTCTGCTGGGCTCCGCGGtgctggggctgctgctggtGTTGGCCGCAGTGGTGGCCTGGTGCTACTACAGCGCCTCTCTACGAAAGGCGGAACGCCTGCGCGCGGAGCTGCTGGACCTCAACCGCGGTGGCTTCTCGATTCGCAACCAGAAGGGCGAGCAGGTGTTCCGCCTGGCCTTCCGCTCGGGCGTCCTGGACCTGGATTCCTGCAGCCGCGACGGCGCCCTGCTTGGCTGCTCTCGCACAGCGGATGGGCGCCCGCTGCACTTCTTCATCCAGACCGTGCGACCCAAGGACACAGTCATGTGCTACCGCGTGCGCTGGGAGGAGGCGGCTCCGGGGCGCGCGGTGGAGCACGCCATGTTCCTGGGCGATGCTGGGGCGCACTGGTACGGCGGCGCCgagatgaagacccagcactggCCCATCCGCCTGGACGGCCAGCAGGAGCCGCAGCCCTTCGTCACCAGCGATGTCTACTCCTCCGATGCCGCCTTTGGCGGCATCCTCGAGCGCTACTGGCTGTCGTCACGCGCGGCCGCCATCAAGGTCAATGACTCGGTGCCCTTCCACCTGGGCTGGAACAGCACGGAGCGCTCCCTGCGACTGCAGGCGCGCTACCACGACACGCCCTACAAGCCGCCAGCTGGCCGAGCCGCTGCACCCGAGCTCAGTTACCGCGTGTGCGTCGGCTCGGACGTCACCTCCATCCACAAGTACATGGTGCGGCGCTATTTCAACAAGCCGTCGAGGGTCCCAGCACCCGAAGCCTTCCGGGACCCCATCTGGTCCACATGGGTGCTGTACGGGCGCGCGGTGGACCAGGACAAGGTGCAGCGTTTCGCCCAACAGATCCGTCAGCACCGCTTCAACAGCAGCCACCTGGAAATCGACGACATGTACACTCCTGCCTACGGCGACTTCGACTTCGACGAGGCCAAGTTTCCCAACGCCAGTGACATGTTCCGCCGCCTGCGCGACGCCGGCTTTCGCGTCACGCTTTGGGTGCACCCGTTTGTCAACTACAACTCTTCCCGCTTTGGCGAGGGCGTGGAGCGGGAGCTGTTTGTGCGCGAACCCACCGGCCGGCTGCCGGCTCTCGTGCGCTGGTGGAATGGCATAGGCGCGGTGCTTGACTTCACCCGCCCCGAGGCCCGCGACTGGTTCCAAGGACACCTAAGGCGACTGCGCTCGCGCTACTCCGTGGCCTCCTTCAAGTTTGACGCTGGTGAAGTCAGCTATTTGCCCCGGGACTTCAGTACCTACAGGCCACTGTCTGATCCCAACATCTGGAGCCGGCGCTACACGGAGATGGCGCTGCCCTTCTTCTCGCTGGCCGAGGTCCGCGTGGGCTACCAGTCCCAGAACATATCGTGCTTTTTCCGCCTGGTGGACCGCGACTCGGTGTGGGGCTACGATCTGGGGCTGCGCTCGCTCATCCCCGCGGTGCTCACTGTCAGCATGCTGGGCTACCCCTTCATCCTGCCCGATATGGTGGGTGGCAACGCTGTATCTGAGCGCTCAACCAGCGGCGGCGATGTGCCCGAGCGCGAGCTGTACGTGCGCTGGCTGGAAGTGGCCGCCTTCATGCCAGCTATGCAGTTCTCTGTTCCACCCTGGCGGTACGACGCTGAAGTGGTGGCCATCGCGCACAAGTTCACGGCGCTGAGGGCCTCGCTCGTGGCACCACTGTTGTTGGAGCTGGCGGGTGAGGTCACTGACACGGGCGACCCCATCGTGCGCCCCCTCTGGTGGATCGCGCCGGGCGATGAGACGGCGCACCGCATCGACTCACAGTTTCTTATCGGAGACACGCTGCTCGTGGCACCCGTACTGGAGCCGGGCAAGCAGGAGCGGGACGTCTACCTGCCCGCAGGCAAGTGGCGCAGCTATAAAGGTGAGCTTTTTGACAAGACACCAGTGCTGCTCACGGATTACCCCGTTGACCTGGACGAGATCGCTTATTTCATCTGGGTATCCTGa
- the NUDT2 gene encoding bis(5'-nucleosyl)-tetraphosphatase [asymmetrical] isoform X2, translated as MKRAPEKNRAEVWGRPISTSRSSILDQTCQIYGHVEPGESDLETALRETQEEAGIEAGQLTIIEGFRRELSYVAREKPKIVIYWLAEVKDCDVEVRLSHEHQAYRWLELEDACQLAQFEEMKAALQEGHQFLCSRAT; from the exons ATGAAGAGAGCTCCAGAGAAAAATAGAGCAGAGGTCTGGGGGAGGCCGATTTCCACATCGAGGAGCAGCATTCTAGACCAGACTTGCCAAATATATG GCCATGTGGAACCAGGAGAAAGTGACTTGGAAACAGCCCTTCGGGAGACCCAGGAGGAAGCAGGCATAGAAGCAGGCCAGCTGACCATCATTGAGGGCTTCAGAAGGGAGCTCAGTTACGTGGCTAGAGAGAAGCCTAAAATCGTCATCTACTGGCTGGCGGAGGTAAAGGACTGCGATGTGGAGGTCCGCCTCTCCCACGAGCACCAGGCCTACCGCTGGCTGGAGCTGGAGGATGCCTGCCAGTTGGCTCAGTTTGAGGAGATGAAGGCAGCACTCCAAGAAGGACACCAGTTTCTCTGCTCCAGAGCGACCTGA
- the NUDT2 gene encoding bis(5'-nucleosyl)-tetraphosphatase [asymmetrical] isoform X1: MALRACGLIIFRRRLIPKVDNTAIEFLLLQASDGIHHWTPPKGHVEPGESDLETALRETQEEAGIEAGQLTIIEGFRRELSYVAREKPKIVIYWLAEVKDCDVEVRLSHEHQAYRWLELEDACQLAQFEEMKAALQEGHQFLCSRAT, encoded by the exons ATGGCCCTGAGAGCATGTGGCTTGATCATCTTCCGAAGACGCCTCATCCCCAAGGTGGACAACACTGCCATTGAGTTTCTCCTGCTACAGGCATCAGATGGCATTCATCACTGGACTCCTCCCAAAG GCCATGTGGAACCAGGAGAAAGTGACTTGGAAACAGCCCTTCGGGAGACCCAGGAGGAAGCAGGCATAGAAGCAGGCCAGCTGACCATCATTGAGGGCTTCAGAAGGGAGCTCAGTTACGTGGCTAGAGAGAAGCCTAAAATCGTCATCTACTGGCTGGCGGAGGTAAAGGACTGCGATGTGGAGGTCCGCCTCTCCCACGAGCACCAGGCCTACCGCTGGCTGGAGCTGGAGGATGCCTGCCAGTTGGCTCAGTTTGAGGAGATGAAGGCAGCACTCCAAGAAGGACACCAGTTTCTCTGCTCCAGAGCGACCTGA